A section of the Sebastes fasciatus isolate fSebFas1 chromosome 21, fSebFas1.pri, whole genome shotgun sequence genome encodes:
- the ccl20b gene encoding C-C motif chemokine 20b yields the protein MASSRICLLAALCSLVILTTFIGSTQSASCCMRYTNRRFKCQRLMGYTIQTINTSCDINAVIFHLPGRFVCADPLTKWTQRGMQCIDERRRMSSQIIARETTKSA from the exons ATGGCAAGCAGCAGAATTTGTCTCCTGGCAGCTTTGTGCTCCCTCGTCATCCTCACCACGTTCATCGGCAGCACACAGTCAG CAAGCTGCTGCATGAGGTACACCAACCGTCGGTTCAAATGCCAACGGCTGATGGGCTACACCATCCAgaccatcaacacttcctgcgaCATCAACGCCGTCAT ATTCCACCTCCCAGGCAGGTTCGTGTGTGCCGACCCTTTGACCAAGTGGACTCAGAGAGGGATGCAGTGCATCGA tgaaaggaggaggatgagCAGTCAGATCATCGCCAGGGAAACCACCAAATCAGCATAA
- the LOC141759443 gene encoding LOW QUALITY PROTEIN: toll-like receptor 13 (The sequence of the model RefSeq protein was modified relative to this genomic sequence to represent the inferred CDS: deleted 1 base in 1 codon) — protein sequence MCDPPVYGSVLYLPFPEVAAGLRLLPLSGFLFDTKHKNKQAPNQYDAFVSYNTHDEPWVIEELLPKLEEEQGWKLCLHHRDFEPGKPIIDNITDAIYGSRKTICVISHRYLESEWCSREIQVASFRLFDEQKDVLILVFLEEIPATQLSPYYRMRKLLKRRTYLSWPRAGEHPELFWEKLRQALKTKETLGDDRFLLTVVDRP from the exons ATGTGTGATCCTCCTGTTTATGGCAGTGTCCTTTACCTACCATTTCCTGAGGTGGCAGCTGGTCTACGCCTACTACCTCTTTCTGGCTTT CTCTTTGACACAAAGCATAAAAACAAGCAAGCTCCCAATCAGTATGACGCCTTCGTCTCCTACAACACCCATGATGAGCCATGGGTCATCGAAGAGCTGTTGCCAAAACTGGAAGAAGAGCAGGGCTGGAAGTTGTGTCTGCACCATCGAGACTTCGAGCCAG GTAAACCCATCATAGACAACATCACAGATGCCATCTATGGAAGCAGGAAGACCATCTGTGTGATCAGTCACAGATACCTTGAGAGTGAGTGGTGCTCCAGAGAGATCCAGGTGGCCAG CTTCCGTCTGTTCGATGAGCAGAAGGACGTGCTGATCCTGGTGTTCCTGGAGGAGATTCCCGCCACTCAGCTGTCTCCTTACTACCGCATGAGGAAGCTGCTGAAGAGACGGACCTACCTGAGCTGGCCTCGAGCCGGGGAGCACCCCGAGCTGTTCTGGGAGAAACTCCGCCAGGCTCTGAAGACCAAAGAAACTCTAGGCGATGACAGGTTCCTCCTCACTGTGGTGGACAGACCGTGA